A genomic segment from Glycine max cultivar Williams 82 chromosome 1, Glycine_max_v4.0, whole genome shotgun sequence encodes:
- the LOC100791384 gene encoding abscisic acid receptor PYR1-like protein — MEKTHSSSAEEQDPTRRHLDPPPGLTAEEFEDLKPSVLEHHTYSVTPTRQSSSLLAQRIHAPPHAVWSVVRCFDNPQAYKHFIKSCHVKEGFQLAVGSTRDVHVISGLPAATSTERLDLLDDDRHVIGFTIVGGDHRLRNYRSVTSVHGFECDGKIWTVVLESYVVDVPEGNTEEDTRLFADTVVKLNLQKLASVSEGMCGDGDGDGDGKGNKS; from the coding sequence ATGGAAaaaacgcacagctccagcgcAGAGGAGCAGGATCCGACCCGGCGCCACCTGGATCCCCCACCCGGGTTAACTGCTGAAGAGTTCGAGGACCTCAAACCCTCCGTGCTGGAGCACCACACCTACTCCGTCACACCCACCCGCCAAAGCTCCTCCCTCCTCGCGCAGCGCATCCACGCGCCACCACACGCGGTGTGGTCCGTCGTGCGCTGCTTCGACAACCCACAGGCCTACAAGCACTTCATCAAGAGCTGCCACGTCAAGGAGGGCTTCCAGCTCGCCGTGGGGTCCACCCGCGATGTCCACGTCATCTCAGGGCTACCGGCTGCCACCAGCACCGAGCGCCTCGACCTGCTCGACGACGACAGACACGTCATCGGCTTCACCATCGTCGGGGGCGACCACAGGCTCAGGAACTACCGGTCAGTCACCTCGGTGCACGGGTTCGAGTGCGACGGAAAGATCTGGACCGTTGTTCTGGAATCGTACGTCGTGGACGTGCCCGAAGGGAACACCGAGGAGGACACGCGTCTGTTTGCTGATACTGTTGTGAAGCTGAATCTGCAGAAGCTGGCGTCTGTCAGCGAAGGAATGTGCGGTGACGGTGACGGTGACGGTGACGGTAAGGGTAATAAATCATAG